One window of Rasiella rasia genomic DNA carries:
- a CDS encoding MORN repeat-containing protein gives MKISVKLTVLFCILVATAFGQVPTPSQGGATNTPYKKTGEMGYEVRSANGEWLTNLMDLKFLKTSTLSVLDKTNRTIYLLEGFEDTPIGSMGNAKVLATNVAKDFYITNPNSFANYVNDTYVSSGKFTNVNGSYVYYYPGTNKTYYLDGIRHFPDWGAKSTNALPFSETNTYWTRNSEEDTYHIIKEGKALNYESLTTEKSGNDLLVKDNGTYVYKLPGYYTTASYVYKPVEKYGSSTPTDTATTEGCVRGNCQDGWGKYQYSGGYYDGFWVNGKKDGYGLYKWVGTGKYIGNWSSDQMNGYGIYIADNEDNIAGWYSNGQLNGVGYTVTGDVWEQGLYVDGNLTTPYTYYSNEVDTGCTAGDCQNKYGKYVWSNGDTYIGFYKDGRMNLGTYTFANGDKYSGTFNSENQFDGFGRYFYEGGGYYGGEWKNGKYNGKGYYHSKDYEKQVGIWKDQTLVKNME, from the coding sequence ATGAAAATTTCAGTAAAATTAACAGTATTATTTTGCATACTAGTAGCTACGGCCTTCGGGCAAGTGCCTACACCAAGTCAAGGAGGTGCAACAAATACACCTTATAAAAAGACAGGTGAAATGGGCTATGAAGTGAGAAGTGCCAATGGAGAGTGGCTTACAAATTTAATGGATCTAAAATTTCTGAAGACTTCTACGTTAAGTGTTTTAGATAAAACAAATAGAACAATCTATCTGTTAGAAGGTTTTGAAGATACCCCAATTGGTAGTATGGGTAACGCCAAAGTGTTAGCAACCAACGTTGCAAAAGATTTTTACATTACCAATCCAAATTCTTTTGCCAACTATGTGAATGACACCTATGTGAGTAGTGGTAAGTTTACCAACGTTAACGGTAGTTACGTTTATTATTATCCGGGCACCAATAAAACCTATTATTTAGATGGAATTAGACATTTTCCAGATTGGGGGGCCAAAAGTACAAATGCATTGCCTTTCTCTGAAACGAATACATATTGGACTCGCAATTCTGAAGAAGATACATACCATATTATTAAAGAAGGTAAAGCGCTTAATTATGAAAGTCTTACCACCGAGAAAAGTGGTAATGATTTACTTGTGAAAGATAATGGAACCTACGTTTACAAACTTCCGGGATACTACACTACAGCTTCCTACGTGTATAAACCTGTAGAAAAATATGGGTCTTCAACACCTACAGACACGGCAACTACAGAAGGATGTGTTCGCGGTAATTGCCAAGATGGTTGGGGTAAATATCAATACAGCGGTGGGTATTATGATGGTTTTTGGGTAAATGGAAAAAAGGACGGATACGGTCTCTATAAGTGGGTTGGTACTGGAAAATATATTGGCAATTGGAGTAGCGACCAAATGAATGGGTATGGTATCTACATCGCCGATAACGAAGATAATATTGCTGGCTGGTATAGTAACGGCCAACTAAATGGAGTTGGGTATACTGTTACTGGCGATGTATGGGAACAGGGTTTGTATGTAGACGGAAATTTAACAACTCCCTATACATACTATTCTAACGAGGTAGATACAGGATGTACTGCTGGAGATTGCCAAAATAAATATGGTAAGTACGTTTGGAGCAATGGAGATACTTATATAGGTTTTTATAAAGATGGAAGAATGAATCTTGGTACCTATACGTTCGCGAATGGAGATAAATATAGCGGTACTTTTAATAGTGAAAATCAGTTTGATGGCTTTGGAAGATATTTCTATGAAGGTGGCGGGTATTATGGAGGTGAATGGAAAAATGGTAAATACAACGGGAAAGGATACTACCACAGTAAAGATTATGAAAAGCAAGTAGGTATATGGAAGGACCAAACCCTAGTTAAAAACATGGAATAA
- a CDS encoding MORN repeat-containing protein, whose product MKTLVQCLIVLFVGALNAQVQQPKPPGSTNTTNKVTTPKAPTASTATKTSTTKSVCVTGDCVNGFGKQEFGTGYYEGFFENGLPHGPGYETYKNGYYLGYYNKGKLEGFGNYGWNDTKNLYRGMWKDNKREGYGYMLSGDNKLKHAGYYVNSEIQTNQGLDYINNVRSGSCIGNCNTGYGSYTWENGDKYNGFFKDGKRVEFGSYFYPDGGVYHGEFSNGSRHGQGSYLWSSGDYYLGGWSNGKKHGKGIYYYKDGTVKHGTWNEDTFIN is encoded by the coding sequence ATGAAGACGTTAGTACAGTGCCTCATTGTTTTGTTCGTTGGCGCTTTAAATGCGCAAGTACAGCAGCCAAAGCCACCAGGCAGTACAAATACAACCAATAAGGTAACTACCCCGAAAGCACCTACGGCAAGCACTGCTACTAAAACTTCTACAACTAAAAGTGTATGTGTAACGGGAGATTGTGTGAATGGTTTTGGAAAACAGGAGTTTGGAACTGGGTATTACGAAGGGTTTTTTGAAAATGGCCTTCCTCATGGCCCTGGGTACGAAACCTATAAAAACGGATACTATTTAGGATATTATAATAAAGGAAAACTAGAAGGTTTTGGAAATTATGGGTGGAACGACACAAAAAACTTATATCGCGGTATGTGGAAAGATAACAAGCGAGAAGGTTACGGATATATGCTTTCAGGCGATAACAAACTAAAACATGCTGGCTATTATGTGAATTCTGAAATACAGACAAACCAAGGTTTGGATTATATCAATAATGTACGTTCTGGAAGTTGTATTGGAAACTGCAATACAGGATATGGTTCGTATACGTGGGAAAATGGTGATAAGTACAATGGCTTTTTTAAAGATGGAAAGCGTGTAGAATTTGGTTCGTATTTCTATCCAGATGGTGGTGTTTACCACGGCGAGTTTAGTAATGGTAGTAGACACGGACAAGGAAGTTATCTATGGAGCTCTGGTGATTACTATTTAGGAGGATGGAGTAATGGAAAAAAGCACGGAAAAGGCATTTATTATTATAAGGACGGAACCGTAAAACATGGTACTTGGAACGAAGACACTTTTATTAATTAA
- a CDS encoding DUF6498-containing protein, which produces MLLKQMLRVSSTNYLFWGQAIVLLILLLLGYLSPETVVFGYFFETIIIGSIHALKLFLVIKHGKPDAPGSNSMRGYGMIVFFLFHYGMFVAIQMVFVFTFFDGTIAGIKGGFDILHNIKVLLYSEGMAIMLGSLLLTNLGYFYNNFWTTYKYREYAPGDIFFSPYVRIFIQQFVVIFTGFFFVFFNAGVVAALLLIIIRLGVDLLIVSIKKDSNFLKLLSEKLARPDQSPEEIKRQLEKLSE; this is translated from the coding sequence ATGTTATTAAAACAAATGTTACGAGTCTCGTCAACAAACTACTTATTTTGGGGGCAGGCAATTGTATTATTAATACTGTTACTACTAGGTTATCTTAGTCCAGAGACAGTAGTTTTTGGATACTTTTTTGAAACTATTATTATTGGTAGTATCCATGCCCTTAAGTTATTCTTAGTAATTAAACATGGCAAGCCAGATGCACCCGGTTCTAACAGTATGCGAGGGTATGGCATGATTGTATTCTTTTTATTTCATTATGGTATGTTTGTAGCCATACAAATGGTTTTTGTCTTTACATTTTTTGATGGAACCATCGCTGGAATAAAAGGGGGCTTTGATATCTTACATAATATAAAGGTGCTCCTTTATTCTGAAGGTATGGCAATTATGCTTGGGTCGCTTCTGTTGACAAACTTAGGCTACTTTTACAATAATTTTTGGACCACCTATAAATATAGAGAATATGCGCCAGGAGATATATTCTTTAGTCCTTATGTTAGAATTTTCATTCAGCAATTTGTAGTCATTTTCACAGGTTTTTTCTTTGTGTTTTTTAATGCAGGTGTGGTTGCTGCGTTGCTTCTAATTATAATAAGGTTGGGTGTTGATTTGCTAATTGTTTCAATAAAAAAGGATAGTAATTTTTTAAAACTACTTTCTGAAAAATTAGCACGTCCAGATCAGTCGCCAGAAGAAATAAAGCGTCAATTAGAGAAACTTTCAGAATAA
- a CDS encoding outer membrane protein assembly factor BamB family protein, with product MKLSTILKTMLCVLFIGNIAIAQKAETPDFRYDTGAKINEMTLTQGGTMVVATNDGLVGIKPGSNELLFNFTDYGRVKPEELTFVPYAPYVMVGQTGFASISTKKAVIDYMSGKKLFSTEENGWKNVMSCDVMMPQNKLVVSGQRTSKEKFAMQVAVYDLNTGGEDYRFNLGDPNRVGIAKDFSVTGRPLLLKDYLIVPTAQGLVAKKAKTGETLWDNKLKRVQWMVTNASETDIYAFITNDNKSNTKIYKVGTNGQELWEDEAKVKGIVTNFEILPQGLAVVSNTYNEGKSVFAGASESKIAMLSATNGEDMWDKAPKTKGYVQHFYIMEDGILFGIQQGGINKISYDGKTLFKKPLKTGENILTMAETDQGLIYITSEDANIVNMTTGEKVWDKPLKYKRADAVSSGFDAKNNRYLISADEKLFAVDAASGNVSDFAKTKFEGKEAPTLVDVRNGGILLTSDQNLTMLDWDGKESWHEYYRAPGKSAFGAIIAGVTAVASATGSVVAANSSVRNRIAKYDAQADRDADLAGGLAAASGASVAEMLKRFKATAATANAQFILTKLDDGVGLVKVNKDTGAKEKEIVLKDKKPEYQVDDRGGILYYKADNNTIFAYDLKK from the coding sequence ATGAAACTTTCAACAATACTTAAGACCATGTTATGTGTTCTCTTTATAGGAAACATAGCAATTGCTCAAAAAGCAGAAACTCCAGATTTTCGCTACGATACAGGAGCAAAAATTAATGAAATGACTTTAACACAAGGAGGTACCATGGTCGTAGCAACCAATGACGGACTTGTGGGTATTAAACCAGGTAGCAATGAATTGCTTTTCAATTTTACAGACTACGGACGTGTAAAACCAGAAGAGCTAACCTTTGTGCCGTATGCACCGTACGTAATGGTGGGCCAAACAGGATTTGCAAGTATTTCTACTAAAAAGGCAGTGATAGACTATATGTCGGGTAAGAAATTGTTTAGCACAGAAGAAAATGGATGGAAAAATGTAATGTCGTGTGACGTTATGATGCCGCAAAATAAACTGGTGGTAAGTGGTCAGAGAACGTCAAAAGAAAAATTTGCCATGCAGGTTGCAGTATACGACCTAAACACTGGCGGTGAAGATTACCGATTTAATTTAGGAGATCCTAATCGTGTGGGAATTGCCAAAGACTTTAGTGTAACAGGAAGACCTTTATTGCTGAAAGATTATTTAATTGTACCTACGGCGCAAGGGCTGGTTGCGAAAAAAGCAAAAACGGGAGAAACACTTTGGGACAACAAACTGAAACGAGTGCAATGGATGGTTACCAATGCATCTGAAACAGACATATACGCGTTTATTACAAACGATAACAAATCGAATACAAAAATTTACAAGGTTGGAACCAACGGACAAGAACTGTGGGAAGATGAAGCCAAAGTAAAAGGTATTGTAACCAACTTCGAAATATTACCACAAGGGCTCGCAGTAGTTAGCAATACCTACAATGAAGGAAAAAGTGTGTTTGCAGGAGCTTCAGAATCTAAAATTGCCATGCTAAGTGCTACTAATGGTGAAGACATGTGGGATAAGGCTCCAAAAACGAAAGGGTATGTACAACACTTCTATATTATGGAAGATGGTATTCTCTTCGGAATACAGCAGGGAGGTATCAATAAGATTTCATATGATGGTAAGACGCTTTTCAAAAAGCCACTTAAAACAGGTGAAAATATCTTGACCATGGCCGAAACAGATCAAGGTTTAATTTATATCACTTCCGAAGATGCTAACATTGTGAATATGACCACTGGAGAGAAGGTTTGGGATAAGCCACTAAAATACAAAAGAGCAGACGCTGTTTCATCTGGGTTTGACGCTAAAAACAATCGTTACTTAATTAGTGCAGATGAAAAGTTATTCGCTGTAGATGCTGCAAGCGGAAATGTAAGTGATTTTGCGAAAACAAAATTTGAAGGCAAAGAAGCTCCTACACTAGTTGATGTTAGAAATGGAGGAATATTACTCACAAGCGACCAGAACCTTACCATGTTAGATTGGGATGGTAAAGAATCTTGGCACGAGTATTATAGAGCTCCAGGAAAGAGCGCCTTTGGGGCAATCATTGCTGGTGTTACAGCAGTGGCTTCTGCTACAGGTAGTGTGGTAGCTGCTAATTCTTCAGTAAGAAACAGAATTGCAAAATACGACGCCCAAGCAGATCGCGATGCCGATTTAGCAGGAGGCCTTGCTGCTGCCAGTGGCGCATCTGTAGCCGAAATGTTAAAGCGGTTTAAAGCAACTGCTGCAACAGCCAACGCCCAGTTTATTTTAACTAAGCTCGATGATGGTGTTGGACTTGTTAAAGTAAATAAAGATACTGGAGCCAAAGAAAAAGAAATTGTTTTAAAAGATAAAAAGCCAGAATATCAAGTAGACGATAGAGGAGGTATTTTATACTATAAAGCAGATAACAATACCATTTTTGCTTACGACCTTAAAAAATAA
- a CDS encoding DUF6252 family protein produces MKTLKQISLILLMSLAVVACKKDDDGGEDPGEATGTLTAKIDGATLTADIAVQAQITNSPQGDVLTISGGTSQSENLQMIIQNFDGVGTYDLSFINIGTYSYLPDPSNPDPNTVVIYLSLNGTDATGELRVSSFDGNSIEGTFNFTGYKQDDATDTVEVTEGKFNLEITNNN; encoded by the coding sequence ATGAAAACCTTAAAACAAATTAGTCTAATCTTATTGATGAGTTTAGCTGTAGTAGCATGTAAAAAAGATGACGACGGTGGAGAAGATCCAGGAGAAGCAACTGGAACATTGACTGCTAAAATTGATGGCGCTACACTAACAGCAGATATTGCGGTGCAGGCACAAATTACTAACAGTCCACAAGGAGATGTATTGACTATTTCTGGTGGTACTTCGCAATCTGAGAATTTGCAAATGATTATTCAAAATTTTGATGGTGTAGGCACTTATGATCTAAGCTTTATAAATATTGGAACCTACAGTTATTTGCCAGACCCAAGTAATCCAGATCCGAATACGGTCGTGATATACCTTTCTCTTAATGGTACAGATGCTACTGGAGAGTTAAGAGTTTCAAGCTTTGATGGAAATTCTATTGAAGGAACTTTTAATTTTACTGGGTATAAACAAGACGATGCAACCGATACTGTTGAAGTAACAGAGGGAAAATTTAATTTAGAAATTACTAATAACAACTAA
- a CDS encoding GSCFA domain-containing protein → MKLQTTIPLKPVANQINYDSKILLIGSCFTENIGEKLAYFKFQSSVNPFGIVFHPLAIEQLIHRAIHQTLFTETDVFERDGQWFCFETHSSVTETSKEQLIALLNNTLLEFASYVRQTSHIIFTYGTAWVYRHVASNAVVANCHKLPQKEFTKELLSMQEISASIARTVSLLSEINSTVKIITTVSPVRHLKDGFVENTQGKAHLIAGIHTFMNQKPIIDTLQTHYFPSYEIMMDELRDYRFYGEDMIHPSKIAVDYIWDKFQLVWIASETLQLQKEVDVVQKGLQHRPFYPNGEAHVNFQQDLQQKVATLQTKLPHVTFD, encoded by the coding sequence GTGAAACTACAAACAACCATACCACTAAAACCAGTAGCTAACCAAATTAACTACGACTCAAAAATTTTGTTAATTGGGTCTTGTTTTACAGAAAATATTGGCGAAAAATTAGCGTATTTTAAGTTTCAAAGTAGTGTAAATCCGTTTGGTATTGTATTTCATCCTCTAGCGATTGAACAACTTATACACCGTGCAATACACCAAACCTTGTTTACCGAAACTGATGTATTTGAACGTGACGGACAATGGTTTTGTTTTGAAACTCACTCTTCTGTTACAGAAACTTCAAAAGAGCAGCTAATTGCATTGTTAAATAATACGTTGCTTGAGTTTGCTTCGTATGTACGACAAACGTCACATATTATTTTTACCTACGGTACGGCTTGGGTTTATAGGCATGTGGCTTCTAACGCTGTTGTGGCCAATTGTCATAAACTCCCGCAGAAAGAATTTACGAAGGAATTACTTTCAATGCAGGAAATTTCAGCAAGTATAGCACGTACAGTTTCATTACTTTCTGAAATAAATTCGACAGTAAAAATTATCACCACGGTTTCGCCAGTACGACATCTTAAAGATGGTTTTGTAGAAAACACTCAAGGCAAGGCGCATCTCATTGCAGGCATCCACACATTTATGAATCAAAAACCGATAATTGATACGCTTCAAACACATTATTTTCCTTCTTATGAAATTATGATGGATGAGCTAAGAGACTATCGTTTTTACGGAGAAGACATGATACATCCTTCTAAAATAGCGGTAGATTACATTTGGGATAAGTTTCAGTTGGTTTGGATTGCTTCGGAAACTCTACAACTTCAAAAGGAGGTTGATGTTGTTCAAAAAGGATTACAACATAGACCCTTTTATCCCAATGGTGAAGCCCATGTAAACTTTCAGCAAGACCTGCAGCAAAAAGTAGCGACACTACAAACAAAGCTGCCTCACGTAACCTTTGACTAA
- the alaS gene encoding alanine--tRNA ligase, producing the protein MKSSEIRSQFLEFFKSKQHKIVPSAPMVIKNDPTLMFTNAGMVPFKEYFLGNKDITEPRVADTQKCLRVSGKHNDLEEVGMDTYHHTMFEMLGNWSFGNYFKKEAIAWAWELLTEVYGIDKDILYVTIFEGDASENLERDSEAYDIWKQYIAEDRILNGNKADNFWEMGEQGPCGPCSEIHVDIRSAEEKAKVSGASLVNQDHPQVVEIWNLVFMQFNRKANGSLDKLPAQHVDTGMGFERLAMVLQEKQSNYDTDVFTPLIREVEAITNSTYGKDEKVDIAIRVISDHVRAVAFSIADGQLPSNTGAGYVIRRILRRAIRYGFTFLDTKEPFIYKLIETLSMQMGNSFPELKKEKTLITNVIKEEEASFLRTLDQGLVLLENIIQTANGKEISGAKAFELYDTFGFPIDLTSLILRERGYSLNEAEFETELQKQKDRSRAATKVATGDWVVLRDDAIEEFVGYDTLEGQVRITRYRKIESKKDGELYQLVFNLTPFYPEGGGQVGDKGYLEAPNGEVVYIIDTKKENNLIVHFAKNLPRRPEDIFKVVVDTKQRGRTAANHTATHLLHQALRNILGEHVAQKGSMVHSGNLRFDFSHFSKVNDEQLREVEDFVNGRIREGIALEERRNIPYQQAIDEGAIALFGEKYDDTVRAIKFGKSMELCGGTHVKNTSDVWHFIITSEGAVASGIRRIEAITGDAAKSYFEDRSKAYKEVQKLLNNTKDPASAIEKLQEDNSSLQKQLEELLKDKAKNIKGELKNEIEDLNGVNFLAKEVDLDAGGLKDLAFELGGEVENLFILFGSKVGGKALLTCYISKDLASEKDLNAGQIVRKLGKHIQGGGGGQPFFATAGGKNPDGVEKALLAAKEYIN; encoded by the coding sequence ATGAAATCTAGCGAGATACGCTCACAGTTTTTAGAGTTTTTTAAGTCGAAACAGCATAAAATTGTTCCTTCGGCCCCTATGGTTATAAAGAATGATCCTACCCTAATGTTTACCAATGCAGGGATGGTTCCTTTTAAAGAATATTTTTTGGGAAACAAAGATATAACCGAGCCGCGTGTTGCAGATACACAAAAATGCTTGCGTGTGAGTGGAAAACACAACGACCTTGAGGAGGTTGGAATGGATACCTACCATCACACCATGTTTGAAATGCTAGGAAATTGGAGTTTTGGCAACTATTTTAAAAAAGAAGCTATTGCATGGGCATGGGAGTTGCTTACCGAAGTGTACGGCATCGATAAAGATATCTTATATGTAACTATTTTTGAAGGTGACGCTTCGGAAAATTTAGAGCGTGATAGTGAAGCCTATGATATTTGGAAACAGTATATAGCCGAAGATCGTATCTTAAATGGAAATAAAGCAGATAACTTTTGGGAAATGGGTGAGCAAGGCCCATGTGGCCCTTGTTCTGAAATTCACGTAGATATTAGATCTGCTGAAGAAAAAGCAAAAGTTTCTGGCGCTAGTTTGGTAAATCAAGACCACCCTCAGGTAGTTGAGATTTGGAACCTGGTATTTATGCAGTTTAACCGTAAAGCCAACGGAAGTTTAGACAAATTACCCGCGCAACACGTAGATACCGGAATGGGTTTTGAACGCCTAGCAATGGTACTGCAAGAAAAACAAAGTAACTACGATACCGATGTGTTTACTCCGCTCATTAGAGAAGTGGAAGCAATTACCAACAGTACCTACGGGAAAGACGAAAAAGTAGATATTGCAATTCGTGTGATTTCAGACCACGTTCGAGCGGTTGCTTTTAGCATTGCAGACGGACAATTACCAAGCAATACAGGAGCTGGGTATGTGATTCGACGAATTTTGCGACGTGCGATTAGATACGGATTTACATTTTTAGATACCAAAGAACCTTTTATATATAAGTTAATAGAAACATTAAGCATGCAAATGGGGAACTCGTTCCCAGAGCTTAAAAAGGAAAAAACCCTAATTACCAATGTTATTAAAGAAGAAGAGGCCTCTTTTTTACGTACACTAGATCAAGGTTTGGTCTTACTAGAAAATATTATTCAAACAGCCAATGGCAAAGAAATCTCAGGAGCCAAGGCATTTGAATTGTACGACACCTTTGGTTTTCCGATTGACCTAACTAGTTTGATACTTCGAGAGCGCGGGTATAGTCTTAACGAAGCCGAGTTTGAAACCGAACTTCAAAAGCAAAAAGATCGTTCGCGAGCTGCAACAAAGGTGGCTACAGGAGATTGGGTGGTGCTTAGAGATGATGCCATAGAAGAGTTTGTTGGCTATGATACCTTAGAAGGTCAAGTGCGTATTACGCGTTATAGAAAAATAGAAAGTAAAAAAGATGGAGAGCTCTATCAACTTGTGTTTAACCTAACGCCTTTTTATCCAGAAGGAGGAGGGCAGGTAGGCGATAAAGGATATTTAGAAGCGCCTAATGGTGAAGTGGTTTACATTATCGATACCAAAAAAGAAAATAACCTTATTGTACATTTTGCTAAAAACCTTCCACGACGTCCAGAAGATATATTTAAAGTTGTAGTAGACACAAAACAACGTGGTAGAACAGCAGCAAATCATACAGCAACACATTTATTACATCAAGCTTTGCGTAATATTTTAGGGGAGCATGTGGCGCAAAAGGGGAGTATGGTGCACAGTGGTAACTTGCGTTTCGATTTTTCACATTTCAGCAAAGTAAATGATGAACAGTTGAGAGAAGTAGAGGATTTTGTAAACGGGAGAATTCGAGAAGGGATTGCCCTTGAAGAACGAAGAAATATTCCATATCAGCAGGCGATCGATGAAGGTGCAATTGCCCTTTTTGGTGAAAAGTACGATGACACAGTACGTGCTATTAAGTTTGGAAAATCTATGGAATTATGCGGGGGAACTCACGTAAAAAACACCAGCGATGTATGGCACTTTATAATTACTTCTGAAGGAGCAGTTGCAAGCGGTATAAGACGTATAGAAGCTATTACAGGAGATGCCGCCAAATCTTATTTTGAAGATAGGAGCAAAGCATATAAAGAAGTTCAGAAATTACTGAACAACACCAAAGATCCTGCAAGTGCGATCGAAAAACTGCAAGAGGATAATTCTAGCCTACAGAAACAATTGGAAGAATTGCTTAAAGACAAGGCAAAAAACATAAAAGGTGAGCTTAAAAATGAAATAGAAGATTTAAATGGAGTTAATTTCTTAGCCAAAGAGGTAGATTTAGATGCTGGCGGATTAAAAGATCTGGCTTTTGAATTAGGAGGGGAAGTAGAGAATCTTTTTATCTTGTTTGGTAGCAAAGTAGGAGGAAAGGCATTGTTAACATGCTATATTTCTAAAGACCTAGCTTCTGAAAAAGATCTGAATGCTGGACAAATTGTTCGTAAGCTTGGAAAACATATTCAAGGTGGTGGTGGTGGACAACCATTTTTTGCAACCGCTGGAGGTAAGAATCCAGATGGTGTAGAAAAGGCGTTGCTCGCTGCTAAAGAGTATATCAATTAA
- a CDS encoding M23 family metallopeptidase — translation MSKVKYYYDSETLSYRKIEKKKGRKLGIFVLSLLGMLLSGFLLLVVYLNLPGVETPREKAMKRELANMELQYTLLNRKMDQAESVLNDLAERDNSLYRVYFEANPIPEEQRKAGFGGINRYKDLEGFNNSNLIVNAHKRLDILTKQIVVQSKSLDEIAQLAEEKEKLLAAIPAIQPVNNEDLTRMASGFGFRTDPFTKALKKHWGMDFTAPRGTPVYASGDGKVTRADNTASGYGNHIRIDHGYGYESLYAHLYKFNVRNGQKVKRGDLIGFVGSTGRSEAPHLHYEVFKDGDRINPINFYYGNLSPKEFAELLKTSQQENQSLD, via the coding sequence ATGTCTAAGGTTAAATATTACTACGATAGCGAGACCCTCTCCTATCGAAAAATTGAAAAGAAAAAAGGGCGTAAACTGGGCATTTTTGTACTTAGTTTGCTGGGGATGTTATTAAGTGGTTTCTTACTTTTAGTTGTTTATCTAAACCTTCCTGGCGTTGAAACGCCAAGAGAAAAAGCCATGAAACGCGAACTTGCTAACATGGAACTCCAGTATACTTTATTAAATCGTAAGATGGATCAAGCTGAAAGCGTCTTAAACGATTTAGCTGAAAGAGATAATAGCCTTTATCGCGTATATTTTGAAGCCAACCCAATTCCTGAGGAGCAGCGAAAAGCTGGGTTTGGGGGTATTAATAGATATAAAGACTTAGAAGGATTTAATAATTCAAACCTCATCGTTAATGCCCATAAACGATTAGACATTCTCACAAAACAAATTGTGGTGCAGTCTAAATCTCTAGATGAAATTGCGCAGCTGGCAGAGGAAAAAGAAAAGTTACTTGCGGCTATTCCAGCAATACAACCTGTAAACAATGAAGACCTAACGCGAATGGCTTCAGGTTTCGGTTTTAGAACCGACCCGTTTACTAAAGCGCTTAAGAAGCATTGGGGGATGGACTTTACAGCACCGCGAGGCACACCCGTATACGCCAGTGGTGATGGAAAAGTAACACGAGCCGATAATACGGCATCTGGTTATGGAAATCATATTAGAATAGACCATGGCTACGGGTACGAAAGCCTCTATGCCCATTTATATAAGTTTAATGTACGTAATGGCCAAAAAGTAAAGCGAGGTGATTTAATTGGTTTTGTTGGTAGCACCGGGCGTAGTGAAGCTCCGCATTTACACTATGAAGTTTTTAAAGATGGCGACCGAATTAATCCGATTAATTTTTACTACGGAAACTTGAGTCCGAAAGAATTTGCCGAGCTTTTAAAAACATCCCAACAAGAAAATCAGTCGTTAGACTAG
- a CDS encoding MerR family transcriptional regulator, translating to MHVDLPEKLYYSIGEVAKAFDVNTSLIRFWEKEFDVLQPKKNAKGNRKFTPADIKNLELIFHLVKDRGFTLEGAKIHLKENKQKTLSNFDIIRKLETVKAELLKIKDQL from the coding sequence ATGCACGTAGATTTACCTGAAAAATTATATTATAGCATTGGCGAAGTTGCCAAAGCTTTTGATGTGAACACCTCCTTGATTAGATTTTGGGAGAAAGAATTTGATGTTTTACAGCCCAAGAAAAATGCAAAAGGAAACAGAAAGTTCACCCCAGCAGATATAAAGAATCTAGAATTAATTTTTCATCTGGTTAAAGACCGTGGTTTTACATTAGAAGGAGCTAAAATACATCTAAAAGAAAACAAACAAAAAACACTTAGTAATTTTGATATTATACGAAAGCTTGAAACGGTAAAAGCCGAGCTTTTAAAAATAAAAGACCAACTCTAA
- a CDS encoding LemA family protein: MKKWIIPIILIAILLMAGMFLVNLNNRLVPLDEGVSAQWGNVESAYQRRADLIPNIVSTAKGYAEFEQETLIKVTEARSKATSIQIDPSNITPAQLQQFQQAQAGLTSALSRLLAVFERYPDLKANENFRELINELERTENRINVERNRFNEKALALNTELKMFPEKMFVGMLGFEERAYFKAAEGSENAPEVEFDFGND; this comes from the coding sequence ATGAAAAAATGGATTATACCTATTATACTGATTGCCATACTACTAATGGCCGGTATGTTCTTAGTAAATCTTAATAATCGTTTAGTACCTCTAGATGAAGGTGTTTCTGCCCAATGGGGTAATGTTGAAAGTGCCTACCAACGTCGTGCAGACCTCATCCCAAATATTGTGAGTACTGCCAAAGGGTATGCAGAGTTTGAACAAGAAACGTTAATTAAGGTTACCGAAGCTAGAAGTAAGGCTACGTCAATTCAGATAGACCCTAGCAATATTACGCCAGCGCAATTACAACAATTTCAACAAGCACAAGCAGGATTAACTTCTGCCCTATCTAGACTTTTGGCAGTTTTTGAACGCTATCCAGATTTAAAAGCAAACGAAAACTTTAGAGAGCTAATTAATGAGCTAGAACGCACCGAAAACAGAATTAATGTAGAGCGAAACCGTTTTAACGAAAAAGCGCTTGCCTTAAATACAGAGCTCAAAATGTTCCCAGAGAAAATGTTCGTGGGTATGTTAGGCTTTGAAGAAAGAGCCTACTTTAAGGCCGCCGAAGGAAGTGAAAATGCACCAGAGGTTGAATTTGACTTCGGAAATGATTAA